The DNA region CACAACCGGGCCTTCGTTGGTGCGGCGATGAGTGACCTGCAATTGCTTCGCAAGGCTCTCTCCATGTACGATGCCGAGCAGGGAGCCTTTCCGCTGGCCGGTGCCGCTTCGCCGGTCGCTTTGACGGCAATGCTGATTGATCCGACGGGTCAGCCGTATATAAATCCGCCGAACGGGAACAACTTCCGGACGTTTCAGTACATTCCACCCAACCCCGGTGAACGCTACGGGGACTACACGATGCGAGTGGTCTGCAACGATCATTGGCTGACACAGATCACCGTTCATAACTCGCAGGACATGGAGATCATTCGTCTGAACTGATCTCTTGAGCGAGCGATGCGTTTCGAAGGAGGCATGACGCCTGAAGCGGCCCGATAAATCGGGCCGCTTGCATTTTGCGAGGGCGACTTCTCATACGGTCTGTGGGTCACACTCGTACAGAAGAGGGCAATTCTCGCCCGTCCCGCATGGAAATTCGGGAGAGGAAGCTGGTTTTGCGTCAGAGCAGTTGCCGTAACATCATACGTCACAACTCTATCTTTGACATCCCGCCGCTATACTCATTATATTGCAGATAGACTCAAAGCGAGAGGATGAACTGGGAAGAAGAA from bacterium includes:
- a CDS encoding prepilin-type N-terminal cleavage/methylation domain-containing protein, with translation MLNQRGYSILELMMVVCIIGVLTMIAMTEYNKIHNRAFVGAAMSDLQLLRKALSMYDAEQGAFPLAGAASPVALTAMLIDPTGQPYINPPNGNNFRTFQYIPPNPGERYGDYTMRVVCNDHWLTQITVHNSQDMEIIRLN